A section of the Rhodobacteraceae bacterium M382 genome encodes:
- a CDS encoding CocE/NonD family hydrolase: MADQIEIIENQWIALSDGRRLAARLWMPKGDGPFPSILEYLPYRKRDGTAPRDETTHPVFARAGYVCVRVDIAGTGDSDGVFDDEYSEQELSDGEDVLAWIADQGWSDGNVGIIGISWGGFNGLQLASRQPEALKAVISVASTVDRYADDIHFMGGCLLSDNINWSSQMFAYQTRPLDPLLRPDWREEWIERLDKSPFLAADWLAHPTRDAFWKHGSVCEDWSAIKIPVLGMTGWADAYVNAPTALVANLNSASKAMIGPWEHRYAHISKLAPADFHSEVIGWFDRWLKGELNGAEDLPDYRAFMQEHFPPTEHNSPRRGRWIAEQNWPSPNISVRNMYLDTGALVDEPQAGQVTVSTLAHIGQASGYFCPGMRNDNELAGDQQEDDALSVCFDTAPLQDPLELLGRAVFEFSFTVDRPVAQLVARLCDVAPDGQSFRISYRPLNLSAHESFETPEALVPGKTYTAQIELNECAHHLRVGQRLRLALSSSYWPLVWPAPKQAAITLDLAKTKLKLPVRQVATEITPANPGPVQEFPQLETQELRAPTSTSERFIREDGVVVRETRDDFGKTRDPHHGLAVGSDVSLQVSIHPDDPATACFWEKWNFTFERGDWQVEIDTENTMTCDAANFYLHRKVCATEGASKTEILSRDWSKTIPRGLL, translated from the coding sequence ATGGCTGATCAAATCGAAATAATAGAAAACCAATGGATCGCTCTCTCAGACGGGCGAAGGCTGGCTGCGCGGCTCTGGATGCCCAAGGGGGACGGGCCGTTCCCCTCCATTTTGGAGTATCTTCCGTATCGCAAACGCGATGGCACGGCACCGCGGGATGAAACCACCCATCCGGTTTTTGCCCGCGCGGGATATGTTTGTGTTCGGGTGGATATTGCCGGAACCGGCGATAGCGATGGGGTGTTCGATGATGAATATTCCGAGCAAGAGCTAAGCGATGGCGAAGACGTTCTAGCGTGGATTGCGGATCAGGGCTGGAGCGATGGCAATGTTGGCATCATTGGCATTTCCTGGGGCGGTTTCAACGGGTTGCAGTTGGCAAGCCGTCAGCCCGAAGCCTTGAAGGCTGTGATCAGCGTTGCTTCGACTGTGGATCGATACGCGGACGACATTCACTTTATGGGGGGCTGTCTGCTCAGCGACAATATCAATTGGTCAAGCCAGATGTTTGCCTATCAAACACGCCCGCTTGATCCACTTTTACGCCCCGACTGGCGGGAAGAGTGGATCGAAAGGCTCGACAAGTCTCCTTTTCTGGCCGCCGATTGGTTGGCCCATCCGACCCGAGACGCGTTCTGGAAACATGGATCGGTCTGCGAAGACTGGTCTGCGATCAAAATACCTGTCCTGGGGATGACGGGCTGGGCAGACGCATATGTCAATGCACCGACGGCTCTGGTCGCGAACCTGAATTCCGCCTCCAAGGCGATGATTGGGCCATGGGAGCATCGCTATGCGCATATTTCCAAATTGGCACCCGCAGATTTCCATTCCGAGGTGATCGGCTGGTTTGATCGCTGGCTAAAGGGCGAGCTCAACGGCGCTGAAGATCTGCCTGATTATCGTGCGTTCATGCAGGAGCATTTTCCGCCGACTGAACACAACAGCCCCCGCCGAGGCCGATGGATCGCAGAACAGAATTGGCCGTCGCCAAATATTTCTGTTCGCAACATGTATTTGGACACGGGCGCGTTGGTGGATGAGCCTCAGGCGGGGCAGGTGACAGTCTCTACGTTGGCGCACATTGGCCAGGCCAGCGGCTATTTCTGCCCCGGCATGCGTAATGACAACGAATTGGCCGGTGATCAGCAAGAAGATGATGCGCTGTCTGTCTGTTTCGACACAGCCCCTTTGCAAGATCCTCTTGAGCTTCTTGGCCGCGCCGTATTCGAATTTTCCTTCACTGTTGATCGCCCCGTTGCACAGCTGGTTGCACGGTTGTGTGACGTTGCACCTGACGGGCAATCGTTCCGTATCAGCTATCGGCCGTTGAACCTGAGTGCCCATGAGAGTTTCGAGACCCCAGAGGCGCTCGTGCCGGGGAAAACGTATACTGCGCAGATAGAGCTGAACGAATGTGCGCATCACTTGCGGGTCGGGCAGCGGCTGCGGCTTGCCTTGTCCAGCAGCTATTGGCCGCTTGTCTGGCCTGCGCCAAAACAGGCCGCGATCACGCTGGATCTGGCAAAAACCAAGCTGAAACTACCTGTGCGGCAGGTCGCGACAGAGATCACCCCAGCCAACCCCGGACCTGTACAAGAGTTTCCACAGCTCGAGACCCAAGAGCTTCGTGCCCCAACCAGCACGTCCGAGCGGTTTATCCGAGAGGACGGCGTGGTTGTGCGCGAGACCCGGGATGACTTTGGCAAAACCCGCGACCCGCATCACGGCCTGGCCGTCGGCAGCGATGTCTCACTGCAGGTTTCCATTCATCCTGATGACCCGGCCACGGCCTGCTTTTGGGAAAAGTGGAATTTCACATTTGAGCGCGGCGATTGGCAGGTCGAAATCGACACCGAGAACACCATGACGTGCGATGCGGCAAATTTCTATCTGCACAGAAAAGTCTGCGCCACCGAAGGCGCGAGCAAAACCGAAATTCTGTCACGGGACTGGTCAAAGACCATCCCGCGCGGACTTCTTTGA
- a CDS encoding helix-turn-helix transcriptional regulator — MSRNEIFSKNLKHLCAERVSIAQICRDIGINQQQFSRYLNGAGMPSAHNLRKICLHFGLQEQHLFTDPVEFMAQRREVTRSASPVSQDPFAHAFPGDIARLRKYIGSYHIHFFTPSWPGNVMVGFTELYEQSGQVLARTVERGKNPEHGTINRTRYNGKSSYLGGRIFVMEFESDQEGSITETVLYPAHRQQRTYLRGMTLGLAWRPRRSPYASRSIWKRIEASQSLRSSLSKCGIYPMEHRFITPTVRDFLLEKTRMTGEVNVS; from the coding sequence ATGTCCCGAAATGAAATTTTTTCAAAAAATCTAAAACACCTCTGCGCCGAACGGGTTTCGATTGCGCAGATTTGTCGGGACATAGGAATCAACCAGCAGCAATTCAGCCGATATCTGAATGGTGCCGGCATGCCTTCTGCGCATAATCTGCGCAAAATCTGCCTGCACTTTGGTTTGCAGGAGCAGCATCTTTTTACGGACCCGGTTGAATTCATGGCGCAACGGCGCGAAGTGACCCGGAGTGCTTCGCCCGTTTCCCAGGACCCTTTTGCCCACGCCTTTCCGGGGGACATCGCCCGGTTGCGAAAATATATCGGGAGCTACCACATTCATTTCTTCACGCCTTCGTGGCCGGGCAACGTCATGGTGGGGTTCACGGAACTGTACGAACAGAGTGGGCAAGTGTTGGCCAGAACTGTTGAACGCGGAAAAAACCCGGAACACGGCACCATCAACCGGACGCGATATAACGGCAAGTCGAGCTATCTGGGGGGGCGCATTTTTGTGATGGAGTTTGAAAGCGACCAGGAAGGGTCAATCACCGAGACAGTGCTTTATCCGGCGCATCGCCAGCAACGCACCTATTTGCGTGGCATGACGCTGGGGCTTGCTTGGCGACCGCGCCGCTCGCCCTATGCATCCAGATCCATTTGGAAACGGATCGAGGCGTCACAGTCTCTCCGCAGCTCGCTCTCCAAATGCGGGATATATCCGATGGAACATCGTTTCATCACGCCAACTGTACGGGATTTTCTGCTCGAAAAGACACGAATGACTGGTGAGGTAAATGTTTCCTGA